Proteins from a single region of Pseudopedobacter saltans DSM 12145:
- a CDS encoding RluA family pseudouridine synthase encodes MAAEELQHHLEHQTGWQHNFGLDPKQNGLIIGKMFGVLVVENREGELGYLSAFSGKLAGGNHHLGFVPPVFDILKEDGFFLEGEKELNAINRKIEELEISEYYLKLKKQTEEEVSKILLAVEKEKRQLREGKKDRKIRRESAKASLSDQDYQDLCEQLKEESLKQQYFAKLTLESLKIQQENIERELFGYEGEINRLKELRKEKSSALQQQIFEQYTFLNIRKETKNLSQIFNEDLNIAPPAGAGECAAPKLLQYAFLHDLKPIAMAEFWWGQSPASEIRKHKSFYPACRGKCEPILNHMLLGMEVEENPMLRNPADGKALDIVYDDDYLCIVNKPAEFLSVPGINVTDSVLERIKVKYPDATGPLIVHRLDMSTSGIMLIAKSKDVYIQLQSQFINRTVQKRYIALLDGLVESNEGTIDLPLRVDLEDRPRQLVCYDYGKPAKTKWRALEHKNGKTRVHFWPITGRTHQLRVHSAHKSGLNCPIVGDDIYGKKGDRLHLHAEWLQFYHPILEKTMTITVEAEF; translated from the coding sequence ATGGCTGCTGAGGAATTGCAACATCATTTAGAACATCAAACAGGCTGGCAGCATAATTTTGGGCTCGATCCGAAACAAAATGGGCTTATTATAGGGAAAATGTTTGGTGTATTAGTTGTAGAAAATAGAGAAGGAGAATTGGGTTATCTATCTGCTTTTTCGGGTAAATTGGCTGGCGGTAATCATCATTTGGGGTTTGTTCCTCCTGTTTTTGATATTCTAAAGGAAGACGGATTCTTTTTAGAAGGGGAAAAGGAACTTAATGCAATTAACAGAAAGATTGAAGAATTAGAAATATCTGAATATTATCTTAAGCTTAAGAAGCAAACTGAAGAAGAAGTCTCCAAAATATTATTAGCTGTAGAAAAAGAAAAACGGCAATTAAGAGAAGGTAAAAAGGATCGGAAAATACGAAGGGAATCAGCAAAAGCAAGTTTAAGTGATCAGGACTATCAGGATCTATGCGAACAACTGAAGGAAGAAAGCTTAAAACAACAATATTTTGCAAAGTTAACGCTTGAATCTCTTAAAATACAGCAAGAAAACATAGAAAGAGAACTCTTTGGTTACGAGGGAGAGATAAACAGATTAAAGGAACTGAGAAAGGAAAAATCCTCGGCTTTACAGCAACAGATTTTTGAACAGTATACATTTCTGAATATCCGTAAGGAAACTAAAAATCTATCTCAAATCTTTAACGAAGATTTAAATATAGCACCTCCGGCAGGTGCAGGTGAATGTGCTGCGCCGAAGCTTTTGCAATACGCTTTTCTTCATGATTTAAAGCCAATAGCCATGGCGGAATTTTGGTGGGGACAATCTCCTGCATCGGAAATAAGAAAGCATAAAAGTTTTTATCCGGCTTGCAGAGGAAAATGCGAGCCTATCTTAAATCATATGCTGTTGGGGATGGAGGTAGAAGAAAACCCGATGTTGAGAAACCCCGCGGATGGTAAAGCGCTTGATATTGTGTATGATGACGATTATTTGTGCATTGTTAATAAACCTGCGGAGTTTTTGTCTGTTCCCGGGATTAATGTGACAGATTCTGTGCTGGAACGTATCAAAGTTAAATATCCGGATGCTACCGGCCCTTTAATAGTACATAGGCTCGATATGTCTACTTCAGGTATTATGCTTATCGCAAAGTCTAAAGATGTTTATATACAATTGCAGAGCCAGTTTATAAATAGAACTGTTCAAAAGCGCTATATAGCACTTTTAGATGGTTTAGTTGAAAGTAATGAAGGAACTATTGACTTGCCTTTAAGGGTAGATCTGGAAGACAGACCACGCCAACTGGTTTGTTATGATTATGGAAAACCGGCAAAAACAAAGTGGCGTGCTTTAGAACATAAGAATGGTAAAACAAGAGTTCATTTTTGGCCTATAACCGGTAGAACTCATCAATTAAGAGTACACTCAGCTCATAAATCAGGTTTGAATTGTCCGATTGTTGGAGATGATATTTATGGAAAAAAAGGCGATCGCTTACATTTACACGCCGAATGGTTACAGTTTTATCATCCGATTTTAGAAAAGACGATGACAATTACTGTCGAGGCTGAATTCTAG